The nucleotide window ttgcgggtgccgaggataccgtgcagatgacgcaaccaagctcaaagaggagctctatgaagatcttgtcctttgtgttgttttcgttctagtcgatcagtagtggagcccagttgggtcgatcggggatctgtgtagcttttggggtagtcttcttttattttggttccgtagtcggaccttgattgtatctgaatgatgtaatgctttattcatgtaattgtgtgaagtggtgattgtaagccaactatgtatccctttcccctttatttatgtacatgggttgtttgcgaagattacctcacttgcgacattgctttcaatgcggttatgcctctaggtcgtgcttcgacacgtgggagatatagccacatcgagggcgttacaatctatgtcttcaaacctttttggtccttactaacaaaagggggagaagcatatgagttgatagtcttcaagcgggtccatatgggtggttgctatatTTTTTTTCCTAAGtggttacaactctcgtttttgatacatttggttctttgggttgtaacacttaaacttgatggtcgtctgctaccttgtctatcactttgtgatgcgatgataaattccgcatgaagtcattccgcagacgtccatttttcattatgcatgtcattatcttcgttatatctTTATATGCATAATGAATTGTCTCCATCaattgaagaggatctccacaattaaaacctgccatgtgcatttgcattcaagagcaaactacttatatgcacatcttcagggggagccttttgctacttatgaagacaatacatTTACccttacaatttcacatacttttatccccgttgaaaacttcagccagtttgtcatcaatcaccaaaaaggggaagattgtaagtgcatctagtgccacccctagttggttttggagtattgacgagaaacttggttgagggactaatgtgtttgtgagaattgcaggataacacaggtagtagtccctcattgattcggtttacctaacagagatgacccctaaaaatgtgtgaagacattgaagacaatggtggtctgtgaagagattcacattgaagactatgacatgagaagacatagcatgaagactatggattgtgaagacatagttgttttgtagtttccttttcttctttgttgagtcatatgaaccaccgtactgttaagtggggtccaagtgaagaaagtcagagtgactgaagtgatgctcaaccaaaccctatgtcttcgagcaaagacaatgagagGAAATCTTATCAAGAGCTGGATAAGTccgctttacttgtagcccaagtcaagctgccgcatgtgtttgaaatctgactgttagacatgtgtcagttccttagtgacctagggtcatttcggacaaatcaggttgggttgcctcctggctataaatagcccaccccctgcaccataaattggtggctactcagagttagtgcacggcttttgccgtttgagagcaacccacctccgaagcttttgagagagaaatccttgcgaggacaaaaccctaaacacccagagccaaagagtgttaggcatcactgaagtctttctgtctgcgtgatctgaagacttgttacacttgaggactgtgaatcctccagccggttaggtgtcgcgttctgagcatccaagagtcactgtggatcgccggtgaacaaagtctgtgaaggtttggaagtctaccttcaagactggcgaggactgtgtgtccttagctcaaggggaataaggtgaaggcgaggtcttctgagttgaatctcagcctccctaaccagacatatagttgtcacagcaagtggaactggtccaacaaatccctgtcctcaccaagcaactggttatatcctttacctctctttacttacagtttgtcttcgtgaagtcattgcctgcttgcatgatctgattgacttcattGTGTCAAGATtgttgttgtttggcttcatactatcttccattctgatccatactacctagctgctaatagtctttgtgctttcacttcattgcttacttgactatggcttgtctagtgtaggctaccttccgctgcatatcaataggttcatttctactgtttgtcttcaaagcccccgtgtaTTGAAGAcgttcataaaaatcgcctattcacccccctcccctctagtcgataactagcactttccaCAACCATCAGTCGACAATTAGTATTTTCCTTTGCCTTCTTTCGCTTTGCCTTCTGACGCTTTTCTACAACAACCCTTTTCTTTTCTGCTTCAGCTTCAGGTTGGGCCGGAGAAGACAAATagattggaaatcatacatagcTACTTAATTATACAACAAAGAAACTTAAAGATTCAATATTATTCAGTGAacaatctgatcataaactcaaaatTCATCAGATGCCAACAAACacaccatagaattgcatcagaTTGATCCCAATCATaaaaggaagaaggggaacatggcattgaagatcccaagagagagagagagagagagagatctagCTACTACTATTGACTCGTAGGTCCCAAAGGAACTACTCACACATGGTCATGGAggcagcaaggttgatgaagAGCCCTCCGGCAATGTCTTCTCCCTCCGACAGAACTCCGAAACAGGGCTCCAGATGGGATCTCTTCGTAACAGAGGCTTCAGCGACAATCAAATTCTTCTGGAGAAATGACGGATGGTTTCAATATTTATAGAAATTTATGGGGGTGGAATCAGGTCAAGGCGGTGCCCATGGGCCCCACATGGACAGGTGGTGCGGCCACCCCTAGTCACGCCACGTGTCCATGTGGCTAGCTCGTGGCCCCTCTTGATGTCTCCCGAAGCTTCTAGTGTTTCTTGTTGCCCAAAAAAATCGTGTTAAATCGACAACATATTTTGACCTCCTAGATATTGGTTTCTCACGAAACAgaaaaataagcaaaaaacagGAACCGGAACCGGCACTCTATTAATAGGTTGGTccataaaaataatataaattgcTATAAAAAGTATATAAAATGATAATATAGTAACATTAAACAATCAAAAACCAGAGATACATTTAAGTCGTTGATGACGTATCAACGACGCAGTTAAATAAACGTCCACAATAACAACACTAATAAGTTATAAAATTAATTGGTAAATTAGAAATAAACGTCCACAATATAACAACACTAATAAGTTATAAGATTAATTGGTAAATTAGGAATTTCTTTTAGCGCTCGAGATAGCATCCGCCTTCAGTCAAACCGACTTGTGCGGGAAAAATAATTAGCCAAGTCATCGGGCGACAGATAATAATAGTATTCCTCCATAAGATTTACATTATGTCACTGATTAGCAAAATGTGAAGAATCATACAAACAAGATAACAacagtttctctcaaaagaaagGAGAAAAGGATGAAAGCTTCAGTTACACATACTTAATAGGGTACATACATAATCGATTGTGGAAGGGATCCTTGGCGTCCGATATGAACCAAGACTGCAACAATTAGGATACCATGACTGCCACCAAAAAACGGCTGCTAGTTCTATTACTGTTAGTGTTTTATATCGTTTCCAACCCCCTGGGTTAAGTATGGGCCTCCAAAAGCACGCCCAAGACACAGCTACCCATCCATCAATGATAAACAAGGGCCCAGTATACTTTTCAAAGTCTACGGATTAGGATGAGCAGCATCCAGCCTTCTTTACGGCAGAGACATCGTCTTTGGACCCTACGTTGATGGTCTGCCCTCGTGGTGGAGCGGCAGGGTCGTCGCCGATGTCAAGAGCTTTCTTGCTGACCACTCGGTAGATCTGGGTTAACACCTCAGTGAAAGCGTCCTCTACATTCATGGACTCCAGGGCAGAGGTTTCCATGAAAAAGGTGTATTCCCTCTCCGCAAATGCCTTGGCATCCTCCACAGAGACAGCCCGCAAGTGGCGCAGGTCAGCCTTGTTGCCGACTAGCATGATCACAATGTTAGCATCGGTATGGTCCTTGAGCTCCTTGAGCCACCTCTCCACATTCTCGAAGGTCACATGGCGTGTCACATCATACACAACAAGCGCACCGACAGCTCCTCTGTAATATGCGCTTGTAATTGCACGATATCTGCAAAGGGATTGCAAAAGTTATGTGTTATGCAATTGAAATATTAGCAATGTTGCAACCAGATTACAAAGAACTTCACAATTTGTAGTTGGACTTTCA belongs to Triticum urartu cultivar G1812 chromosome 7, Tu2.1, whole genome shotgun sequence and includes:
- the LOC125521587 gene encoding ras-related protein RABA1f-like; its protein translation is MAYRADDDYDYLFKVVLIGDSGVGKSNLLTRFTRNEFSLESKSTIGVEFATRSIRVDDKVVKAQIWDTAGQERYRAITSAYYRGAVGALVVYDVTRHVTFENVERWLKELKDHTDANIVIMLVGNKADLRHLRAVSVEDAKAFAEREYTFFMETSALESMNVEDAFTEVLTQIYRVVSKKALDIGDDPAAPPRGQTINVGSKDDVSAVKKAGCCSS